The following are from one region of the Ochotona princeps isolate mOchPri1 chromosome 4, mOchPri1.hap1, whole genome shotgun sequence genome:
- the HIKESHI gene encoding protein Hikeshi isoform X3, which produces MNIVRTPSVAQIGISVELLDSLAQQTPVGNAAVSSVDSFTQFTQKMLDNFYNFASSFAVSQAQMTPSPSEMFIPANVVLKWYENFQRRLTQNPLFWKT; this is translated from the exons ATGAATATTGTCCGGACTCCATCTGTTGCCCAGATTGGAATTTCAGTGGAATTATTGGACAGTCTGGCTCAGCAGACTCCAGTAGGCAATGCAGCTGTATCCTCAGTTGACTCATTCACTCAG TTCACACAAAAAATGTTGGACAACTTCTACAATTTTGCTTCATCATTTGCTGTCTCTCAGGCCCAGATGACACCAAGTCCATCTGAAATGTTCATTCCAGCAAATGTGGTTCTGAAATG GTATGAAAACTTTCAAAGGCGACTGACACAGAATCCTCTCTTTTGGAAAACATAA